The Gymnogyps californianus isolate 813 unplaced genomic scaffold, ASM1813914v2 HiC_scaffold_169, whole genome shotgun sequence DNA window CAGACAAATGCACCTACAACATAGCTTAGAAACTGAAAGCCCAGgcctgagcttaaatggagTCCCTGGGCCCCTGGGCAGAAAGCAGGGGTGGAGGCTCCAGGGGAGGCTGGTCAGAGTAATTCAGGCCTATTAATGCCCTCAGGGCACTGACAGcagcctcccctcccagcaAGGTGTGTCCTCACACCTTACAGAGATCTGGGTTCAGAAGGGACTTGCTGTAGAGTGATTTAATTGCTATGGGTTGTCATGGGACTATTTCAGGGGACACAGAGCTAGGGCAGGGATAGGAAACTGGAAAAGGACATGGCATGGGAGATGCCCCTTGGGAGCCCTGGAGGCCAGGCAGGCTTGGGAGCCAGGGCTGGTGAGGGGCTTGACCTTGGATTTAGCTTGTTCCCTTTATCTGATGCTCGCTGGGCTGCTAGTAGGACTGGTTGCTGTCACCACCTTGCTCTACTCATCTGCCTCTGGTGCTATGGGACTGCACCCTGTTGGTGAGGTTGTCGCCTGGCTGGTGTTGTGGCCACCCTTAACTTCCTGCTCACCTTCCCTTAGGAAACAGCCCCATTCTTGCTGCTCCCTTGCAATTAGCTCAGGCCATCTCAAGCCCTGAACTAAGTACCGCTAGAGCCTGGCCCTCAGGCTGTGCTGGAACTTGCCTTCACAGTCCCCATTTGACCTCCAAACCCTGCGGGAGGCTGTGGTCACTATGCAGAGGCAGATTACAGCCCTTGCAGGCTGCTTTAGCATCCTCTGCACCCAGCacaccccctgccccccagcTCCCTAAACCCTTCCGTGAGATTTGAGCAAGGGTATGGGAGTTTGTTAGTCAGATGCGGGCAATGCTGCTTATCCAGGGGCCTACCAAACAGGTATtagctgctcagcagtaattaTCTCCCAGCTTTCAGGAACGGGTCTGGGTCACCCCCTATATGGAGCACAATGACCCCATGCTCCAGAACCCTGATGACCTAGTTGCTCTTCtggagtggtttttttcagagatagCAATTGTGCAGCTGTGACCGAGGCTGCCTTACTGGAGCTCTGGCAGGGGAGCCAGCTGGCTGCTGACTATACAATTTGTGAAGTTGGCCGTGGAAACTGGGTGGGAAGAGTGAGCCCTTATGGCTTGCTATAGGTTAGGGCTGACTGAGGCCCTCAAAGATGAGATGGCCAGGGTGGACCCACCCCAGAGGCTGGGGCAGCTCTCAGACCTGGCTATCACCCTGGAGAGGTGCCAGATGACGTGCCAGAGAGAGGATGCCCAGATCCTTGGGGGAGCTCAGCCATGCTTTTCTCTACCTCCCTTACCACCCTGTCATAGCTTAAGTTGTGAATGCTAACAGGCGGCAGATAATTGGGTGTATGTGTGGGTGAATGTCTGAAATATTGAACTTTTGAACTCTCAAGTGGAAGTCTGCTACTTGCTAGCTGCAACTGGTATAGGCTGGTCGGAAACTTTGATAACACCTGGACTAAACAAAAGTGGCATATCCTGCATCCTCCAATTAATAAAGAGACACGAGACAGAACCACCAATTCGGAGGCTGATCACACATTCTGCTTCTGCACATAGACTATTTAGATTGGGAAGAACAGGGCCTTGGGGTTCAGGAAAGACAAGCTGGTGCCAAAAAGAAGGGTTCTAGAAAAGAAGAAGTGGTCTcgagggggagggaggggcgTGGGGGGGAAGGTGAGTGAAGATCCTGGAAGTGGGGAAAGATCCTGGAGATCAGGGTGATGTGTGGAGACAAATGCTGGGGggatcacagaatggttgaggttggaagggacctctggaggtcttctggtccaacccccctgctcaagcacagacacctagagccagttgcccaggactatgtccagatggcttttgcattatctccaaggaaggagactccacaacctctctgggcaacctgtcccagtgctcggtcaccctcacagtaaagaagagtttcctgatgttcaggcggaacctcctgtgtttcactttgtgctcattgcctcttgtcctgtcactggacaccactgaaaagagcctggctctgtcttctttgcaccctcccttctgatatttgtatacattgatgagatccccccgAGCTTCCTCCtctctaggctgaacagccccagctctctcagcctttcctcatatgtgagatgctccagtccctaAATGCCCAGGGACCTTGGCCAGTAATGCCTGAGACCGGTAACTGCGAGTAGCGGCACAGCAGGAATTAATCCAACTTTCTGCTCAGTCTTCCTGGACCAGCAGCAATCTCCCTGATGGGAAGGGAAGTTAAGACCTGACCTAGTGAATGTAACACTGGGGGGAGGAAGCAAGCGAATGAGTGAGTGTGTGAGATAATCAAGTAGGGTAAAAGCTCTAGTCTCGTTGGTTCTTAAATAAACCCCAGTATCCAGATCCACTATGGGTTCTCGTTTACTCTGTCTCACCCGTGACACCCTGCCAGAGGATGAGCCCATGGAAGTAGGTGCCATCCAGCCACACCCCTCATCCCAAGAGTAAGAACAcagatggagggaaggggtATGCTTTTACTGCGGTGAAAAAGGCCACCGTGTTGTCATTTAACCCAACAAACCTCCTACCCTGACCGCCGCAAAGGCCTTTTATCCTCTTAGTTTTATTAGAATTAGTCAAAATGTTAGAGGTAAAGACAACCcctgtaaaaaaatattccatgttttcttctttcccctcatACCCCACTGCTGGCATCCAGGTTGCCACGAAACACAACAGAACAGGCAATCTTTGgagaggtttctttttttctcccctctctcgcttttttcttttttcagggagaggggggagacAATGACAAAAGTTTCTCaagtgatattttttcctttttccaatgTGGCACTCTTAAAAGTCTTCCTCAGTTTTGGAACCATCACTGAGTGACaaaagaagaatggaaaataaaccCAGATCTCGCAAATGGTCAGAGGCTGAGAGAGCCCTTGAGAAAGTGTCATATACGCTTGCTCTGTTCTTATCCCCTTCTTTCGACATCCACTTCTGGTCACTGTCAGTGAAAGGATGCTAGGCGGACCTTAGGTCTGACCCAGTATGGCTGTTATTGTGGTTTCAATCAGTGGAATaaatggggaaagggaaaaagggaggcCGGAAGAGGGGAAAGATGTAAAAAGCAATTcttgtaattaattttgtaatcacttttatttataaaacaaaaaccccttcCATTTCAAAACCCATGGATCTCAAAAGCTTTGAGCATTttcaaggattttctttttaattctgacTTGTTCTATCATAATCCTACTCGATTTATATAGTCATCAAAAATATGCTTAGCAGTCTGAAAATTTTCctctgtggaaaaataattgaCTTTGCAtccaaaaagacagaaaaaaagcttttctgatgaaaatgCGCTTggttgtttcttctgttttgttgtgcTTGGTGCTGTGCATGGAAAGAGTGAGCATGTCAATATCCTACGGTTCGTTATCTCCACATTACAGTTGGAGACCCGTTGAAATTCAGTGGGTGTACAGGGTAGGAATCACCTGTCCTATTTACACAATAAAATGTGGGACATCTAGTCACCCCAAGCTCCTTTTCCAAGTCAATAGCACCCCCAGAGGGTGATGCATGACACAAGATGATTGTCTAAGGTAGATTAGATGGCTCACCCTGTGGAGCAGCCTATTTCTCTCCAAGATGGCTAGCTCAGCGTTAGGGCTGCAGGCAAGTGACTACACCACCGACTAGTCCCTGGCCTGAGGTTAAACTAACTGAACAAGACGTGGAAAACTACTGGCCATGACATGAGAAATTGCTGGACGTGACAGATAACTGTCAAAGCACTGAGTGCAATAACAGGCCTTCATTGCCCTGACCAACCTTACCTGGGACTCCCACTCACATACCCTCTGCTCACTGGTCCAGGAGCTCCATTTAAGTTCAGGCCCAGACTACATGTCCTTGCCTGAGCTATGTTGTTGGTATACTTGTCTCCAGTCCTGTCCCTTGTCATTCCTGACATGTTGATTGGACTTCCCAGATTGACCTCAGACCTGACTTGTTACCTCACGTGTGTCTGATGATTGTTGGACTGTTGATGGAACCTGCTGCTATCAccatccctgctctgctcaccctGCTCAGATACTGTGGTGTGGTGCCCTTTTTGGTTAGGTCACTGCCCCTGCCTGCGCTGTGGTTGCCCTTGTGTCAGAGTCCAATACTCTCTGACCAGGTTCTTTTAGTTATTCCACATGAGGAGGgtttaatgtttaatatcagATTTACTTATTTGTAGGTATTTGACGTTACATGGGATTTTTGATTTAGCAGAGTGATACAGCAACATACTGAAATCACAACACAAACGCACTATAGCAATTGCAACATATAGTTGGATCACAATACAAACATGATTCCCATTACCAATATCTATATGCTCACCATCACGACACTGAGCATCCCCAATTGCCAGGAAGGAATACGTGGGTTGAAGCCAGCTCAAGCCTGTTGCTCTCTTCAAAGTTCACCTTGCTGGTTGTCCAGTTTTTATGTTCTATGTTGGGCTGAGCCACATATACACTTCCTCCATGTTGGTCTGTCTGGCTTAGGAAGATAATACTCTCCAGTGTTTATTTTAGGGAAGGCCATTTACATAACCAGTTGACCCACTCAACTGATACAGCTGTTTATCTAAAACAGTCCCCTTCGTGTTGAGATAAGTTCAGCTTCCTTTACGATAGGTGCGGTCACTTCCTACATTCTTTTCTGAGCTTCATGAGCACATCACCCTTGCCTATCttctctgagccttcttccattgTAGGGGTTCATTGATCAGTCACACCTTGGTTCTCAGCTCACCTTCCCTCATGGAGCAGTTCTCTTGCTGCTCCTTGACAGTTAGCTCAGGCCTTGTTGAGCCCTGAGCTGAGTGCCACAGAGTCTGGCTCTCAGGCTGGACAGGGACTTGCCCCATGGCTCCCCCACAGCTCCAGGCTGACCTCCAAACCATGCAGGAAGCTGTAATCAGCATGCAGAGGCAGGTCAcagcctgcccctgccccccacctccccaaacCCTTCAATGGGTGTCAGGTGAGGGTATGGGGATTTATTAGTGAGATACAGCTAATCTGTACTGCTTATCCAACAGAAATTAGCCACACAGCATTAATAATATCCTGGCTCTCAGGGATGGCCCTAGACTGCGTCACCCCCTACATGGAGTGCAATGACACAGTGCTCCAGGACCCTGATTATTTATTCATTGCTCTGGAACAGTTTTGAGGGAGACTGCAATCATGCAGCTGAGGCTGCCTTGCTGGAGCTCTGGCAAGGGAGTCAGGCACTAACTACACAATTCAGTTCAATTCAATAATTCATGTAGTTGGCCATGGAAACCGGGTGGGAGGAACCAAGCCCTTATGGCCTGTTACAGATCAGGGCTGACTGAGGCCCTCAAAGATGAGCTGGCCAGGGCTGACCCACTCCAGAGCCTGGGGCAGCTGTCAGACCTGGCTATCACTCTGGAGAAGTGCCTGATAGCACGCCAGAGAGAGCGTACCTCCACATTTTGCTCCACCTCCCTTACTATCCCCAGAGGAGGAGTCCATAGAGATAGGCGAAACCCAACCTCACCTCAAGAGTGAGAACGCAGGTGGAAGGAAAGGGTATGTTTCTACTGTGGTGAGAAAGGCCATTGTGTTGCCACTTGCCCCAACAAATCCTCTACCCTAACCACTGTGAAGGGAGTGTGGTCAGGGGCATCTGCAGAAGGTGAGGGGTATTGTGAGTCCAGGATCATCACCCTCCCAGGTGGGCACACCATCTAAACTACTGCTCTGGTAGACTCAGGACCTCCCATTGGTTTATGGCCTCTGAGTCTGAAAAGAGTGCCCAGCCCTGACCCACCCCAAGCACAGTCATTGCTATAAGATGGGAGGAGAACCCGAGATTGGGGGGGGCATCACTCATGAGACTTTTCCCCTTTGGGTAACCATGGCACCTGGACACTGAGATTTTGCCCTTCCTCATCCTGCACACACCCCTCTTTCTAGTCATCCTCAGGCTGCCCTGGTTATGGAAGCAGAACCTATCGTTAACTGACAATTAGTCATCTTGGGCTTTCCTGTGGAAAGGGGATATTCAGAGCCTGAGGACAAGATCTGGCCCTGGGATCCTCTTGGGGCTGTCTCCCCCACCACAGCACCCTCTGTGACTTGACCCAGAGACTCCCATGTTCCTGGCTCTACATCATGTGAGCAGTTGTCCAAGTTGAACATACCTCTGCCTCAGTCACTAGATCCCTCGCTCCCAACAACGTTCCTAGATGAGTACAGTGACTTTGCAGATGTCTTTGAGAAGGGGGTGGAAACACTACTGCCCTATTGCCCGTATGACTGTCCCATTGACCTGATCCTAGGAAAGGAGGGGCCTTTCAGATGCATCTATGCCTGGAATTAGCAGCTCTTGAGGACAATCTGGCATGCGGGTTCATCTGTCCCCTCCATCTCCCCCACCGGGGCCCccatatttttcagcaaaaaagaaTGATGGAGGTTTCTGCCCCTGCATAGAATACAGGGGGTTGAATGATACAATGGTTAAAAACCGTCACCCTCTTCCTCTCATCCTGAGGCTCTTGGTACGTCTGCAGGAGGCTCGTTGGTTCACAAAGCTGGACCTGAGAGGGTCCTACAACTTGCTCGAAATCCAGCAGGGGGACAAGTGGAAAACTGCTTTCCACACCAGGTACAGCCACTACGAGTATCTTGTGATGCCATTTGGTCTCTGCAATGTTCCAACCACCTTCCAACATTTTATAAATGATGTCCTGAGGGACTTGCTTGATAACTCTGTCGTGGCATACCTGGATGACATCTTGACTTTTTCAACCACTCAAGAGGCTCACGTAGACTACATGCAGGAAGTCTCGAGTGACTTGCGACAGAAGCATCTCTATGCCAAACTCAAGAAATGCTCctttaagaaactgaaatggGCATTCACTACAGCTCCATTCCTAGACTACCCAGACGGCCTTTCATTGTAGAAGTGGATGCCTTAGACGGAGCCGTAGGGGTCATCCTCTCTCAGAAGGTCAGCCCTAAGCGGGAGCTCCACCTCTGTGCCTTCTTCTTTCAGCAGCTCGCTCCCACTGAGACAAATTACAACATCTGGGACAAGTTGCTCCTGGCAATCAAAGCTGCCTTTCGCCTCCTCAAGGGGGCAAAAGACCCAACAGTGTTGCTGACCGACCACCATAGCCTGGAATACTACCGAGGGATGACATGTCTCTCTCCCAGCCTTGCCCCCTAGGCCTCTCTCTTTTTGCActttcacttcattttcacCTAATGTCCAGGGCAGCAGAATGGCAAGGCCGATGTCTTGTCACAGAAGGGGGACTCAGACACTTTGTCACCACCACAGCAGAGGATGAGCTCACTGCAGTAGTTAGAGAAACCACTACAAATGGCGCACTTCTAGCAAAGCATTGTGCTGGCACAGCCTAACTTAGCCTGCAAAAACAGGACAGCTGCCTGTATTGGGGGAAGAAGCTGTACATCCTGCAGAGACTGCTGCAAGCACAGGTCCTCCATCAATGCCGCCATGTACCTGCAGCCAGATGCGTGGGCTGATGGAAGATACAACACCTGATTACCTGGACCTACTGGTGGCCCACAGTACAGGCCACAGTCCATGGACTTCATAGTAGACCTGCCCCCCTCACAGGGCAACACAGCTGTCCTAGCGACCGTGGACCTCTTCACTAAGATGGCTCACTTTGTTCCCCTCAGGAAATTGCCCACAGACTGCCCGACTTCCTACAGTGCATTTTCTGATGCCATAGCCTTTCCCAGACAGCATCATTACTGActgagggaagggggggaggcaGCAGTTTACAGTCAGGTTTTGGAAGGAGCTTGTGGGGCTCTTCCCCATACAAGCTTGCCTCTCGCCCTCTCACCACCCCCAGATCAATGAGCAGACAGAGAGAGTGAATCAGATCCTGGAACAATATCTCTGGCGTTACAATAATTTTCTCCAAGATGACTGGGTCACCCTCCTCCCATTGGCAGAGTTTGCTTACAACAATAACATCCTTGCATCTGCAGAGCAGACCCCATTCTTTGCTAACTTTGATTTC harbors:
- the RTL1 gene encoding retrotransposon-like protein 1, coding for MVKNRHPLPLILRLLVRLQEARWFTKLDLRGSYNLLEIQQGDKWKTAFHTRYSHYEYLVMPFGLCNVPTTFQHFINDVLRDLLDNSVVAYLDDILTFSTTQEAHVDYMQEVSSDLRQKHLYAKLKKCSFKKLKWAFTTAPFLDYPDGLSL